In Micromonospora sp. WMMD980, the following are encoded in one genomic region:
- the uxaC gene encoding glucuronate isomerase — MPIISPSDLLLPAEPGRRGLARELYALAAEQPIISPHGHVDPALLAEDRPFPDPARLLIVPDHYLTRMLLSQGVPPADLGVPSVDGSPVETDGRTIWRRFAAHWHLFRGTPSRLWLEQTFRNVFGVDTPLSPATADTVYDALAARLAEPAFRPRELFNRFGIEVLATTESPVDDLGRHAKLTADGWGGPGGRVVTTFRPDDVVDMEFDGWAANVDRLAEVSGEDTGTYAGYLAALRRRRAAFAAAGATSSDHGHPTARTLDLDPAQAAALYDKGRRGLADAGDAEAFRAHMLLEFARMSLDDGLVMQLHPGAVRNHNRWLHARHGRDVGGDVPQATDYVHGLAPLLDAHGNDPRLTVVLYTLDEDTFTRELAPLAGGYAALRLGAPWWFLDSPEVLRRFREAVTDTAGFYNTAGFVDDTRAFCSIPVRHDVARRVDAGFLARLVAEHRLAEDEAAETIVDLAYRLPKQVFKFGGERS, encoded by the coding sequence CGAGCTGTACGCGCTCGCCGCCGAGCAGCCGATCATCTCCCCGCACGGGCACGTCGACCCGGCGCTGCTGGCCGAGGACCGCCCGTTCCCCGACCCGGCCCGGCTGCTGATCGTGCCCGACCACTACCTGACCCGGATGCTGCTCAGCCAGGGCGTGCCGCCGGCCGACCTGGGCGTGCCGAGCGTCGACGGCAGCCCGGTCGAGACCGACGGGCGGACCATCTGGCGGCGCTTCGCCGCGCACTGGCACCTGTTCCGGGGCACCCCGTCGCGACTCTGGCTGGAGCAGACGTTCCGGAACGTGTTCGGCGTGGACACGCCGCTGAGCCCGGCCACCGCCGACACCGTCTACGACGCGCTCGCGGCCCGCCTCGCCGAGCCGGCGTTCCGGCCCCGGGAGCTGTTCAACCGCTTCGGCATCGAGGTGCTCGCCACCACCGAGTCGCCAGTGGACGACCTGGGCCGGCACGCCAAGCTCACCGCCGACGGCTGGGGCGGGCCGGGCGGGCGGGTGGTCACCACGTTCCGCCCGGACGACGTGGTGGACATGGAGTTCGACGGCTGGGCGGCCAACGTGGACCGGCTCGCCGAGGTCTCCGGCGAGGACACCGGCACGTACGCCGGCTACCTGGCGGCGCTGCGGCGGCGGCGGGCCGCGTTCGCCGCCGCCGGCGCCACTTCGTCGGACCACGGCCACCCGACCGCCCGTACCCTCGATCTCGACCCGGCGCAGGCCGCGGCGCTCTACGACAAGGGGCGGCGCGGCCTTGCCGACGCGGGCGACGCGGAGGCGTTCCGGGCGCACATGCTGCTGGAGTTCGCCCGGATGTCGCTCGACGACGGCCTGGTGATGCAGTTGCACCCGGGCGCGGTGCGCAACCACAACCGCTGGCTGCACGCCCGGCACGGCCGCGACGTCGGCGGCGACGTGCCGCAGGCCACCGACTACGTGCACGGCCTCGCCCCGCTGCTGGACGCGCACGGCAACGACCCGCGGCTGACCGTGGTGCTCTACACGCTCGACGAGGACACCTTCACCCGGGAGCTGGCGCCCCTGGCCGGCGGCTACGCCGCGCTGCGCCTCGGCGCGCCGTGGTGGTTCCTCGACTCGCCGGAGGTGCTGCGCCGGTTCCGGGAGGCGGTCACCGATACCGCCGGCTTCTACAACACCGCCGGGTTCGTCGACGACACCCGGGCGTTCTGCTCCATCCCGGTGCGCCACGACGTGGCCCGCCGGGTCGACGCCGGCTTCCTGGCCCGCCTCGTCGCCGAGCACCGGCTGGCCGAGGACGAGGCCGCCGAGACCATCGTCGACCTGGCCTACCGGCTGCCCAAGCAGGTCTTCAAGTTCGGAGGTGAGCGGTCATGA
- a CDS encoding enolase C-terminal domain-like protein: protein MTRIVDVAAHDVRFPTAASGDGSDAINRGDYSATYVELTTDGGPTGAGFTFTNGRGNEITCAAVRALAHHVRGRTVAEIAAEPVAFWRSLTADVQLRWLGPEKGVIHMAAGALVNAVWDLRAKLAGKPMWRYLAELPTDELVGTVDFHHITDALTPDEAAAILDKGRDGLADRLAALERDGFPSYTTSVGWLGYPDEQVRALTRDAYAAGWRAMKMKVGGRLDDDLRRARIIRAEIGPDALLMMDANQVWDVDEAIAAMATLVEVDPYWIEEPTHADDVLGHARIARAVTELSGGRCRVATGEVAANRVIFKQLLQAEAIGVMQVDACRVGGVDEVLAELLLAAKFGVPVCPHAGGVGLCEYVQHLAVFDHLRVSTGLDGRMVEYVDHLHEHFVDPVRTRGGRYLLPTAPGYSAAMRPESIAEFRFPEGPAWR from the coding sequence ATGACCAGGATCGTCGACGTCGCGGCGCACGACGTGCGCTTCCCCACCGCCGCCAGCGGCGACGGGTCGGACGCGATCAACCGGGGCGACTACTCGGCCACCTACGTGGAGCTGACCACCGACGGCGGGCCGACCGGCGCCGGGTTCACGTTCACCAACGGCCGGGGCAACGAGATCACCTGCGCGGCGGTCCGCGCGCTCGCCCACCACGTGCGCGGGCGCACGGTCGCCGAGATCGCCGCCGAGCCGGTGGCGTTCTGGCGCTCGCTCACCGCCGACGTGCAGCTCCGGTGGCTCGGGCCGGAGAAGGGGGTCATCCACATGGCCGCCGGCGCGCTGGTCAACGCGGTCTGGGACCTGCGCGCCAAGCTGGCCGGCAAGCCGATGTGGCGCTACCTCGCCGAGCTGCCCACCGACGAGCTGGTGGGCACCGTCGACTTCCACCACATCACCGACGCGCTCACCCCGGACGAGGCGGCGGCCATCCTCGACAAGGGCCGCGACGGCCTCGCCGACCGGCTGGCCGCGCTGGAGCGCGACGGCTTCCCCTCGTACACCACGTCCGTGGGCTGGCTCGGTTACCCGGACGAGCAGGTGCGCGCGCTGACCCGCGACGCGTACGCGGCCGGGTGGCGCGCGATGAAGATGAAGGTCGGCGGGCGGCTCGACGACGACCTGCGCCGGGCGCGGATCATCCGCGCCGAGATCGGCCCGGACGCGCTGCTCATGATGGACGCCAACCAGGTGTGGGACGTGGACGAGGCGATCGCCGCGATGGCGACGCTCGTCGAGGTCGACCCGTACTGGATCGAGGAGCCCACGCACGCCGACGACGTGCTCGGGCACGCCCGGATCGCCCGCGCGGTGACCGAGCTGTCCGGCGGCCGGTGCCGGGTCGCCACCGGCGAGGTCGCCGCCAACCGGGTCATCTTCAAGCAGTTGCTCCAAGCCGAGGCGATCGGCGTGATGCAGGTCGACGCGTGCCGGGTCGGCGGCGTCGACGAGGTGCTCGCCGAGCTGCTGCTGGCGGCGAAGTTCGGGGTGCCGGTCTGCCCGCACGCCGGTGGCGTCGGGCTGTGTGAATACGTGCAGCACCTCGCGGTCTTCGACCACCTGCGGGTGAGCACCGGGCTGGACGGCCGGATGGTCGAGTACGTGGACCACCTGCACGAGCACTTCGTCGACCCGGTCCGCACCCGGGGCGGACGTTACCTGCTGCCCACCGCGCCCGGTTACAGCGCCGCCATGCGGCCCGAGTCGATCGCCGAGTTCCGCTTCCCGGAGGGACCGGCATGGCGCTGA